The nucleotide window GTTCGTATCATATTGTGCAAAATCTAGCTTCAAGCTGTAACGCTCTGAATCACTGTTCGCTACACTTGTTAACGATGAATTTCCTTTCGCTCGAACGCCAACATTATCATAAGTTGAACCATTTACTGTGACAGATGCTTCTACATATTCCTCGGCGGTTGGGTTTTCTAAAATTTTGTTCCAATTATTTTCACTTACCGTAATGTCAACTATCCCAATTTCATCTTCTATAAATAATTGCGCTTTATAGTCATAGCCGGCTGTCGATTTTTCAACGTTCAAAGCATTCATGCCATAAACTGCAGCTATGATTAAAATCAATATGATTAGGATTGGTATGACGAGCGATTTCGTGCGTACGTTCAAAGTCATTCCTCCTTACAACGCATACTTTACGTTAGAAAAATGAAATGAAAATGAAAAAACACAGTGAAAATAAAAATTTCACTGTGTTTTATATTTAATGTGTAATTGGGAGCTCAATTGTAAAGGTCGTACCTTTGCCTAGTTCACTGTTTACAGTAATTTGCCCATTATGTAGGTGTAAAATTACTTTAGCAATTGACAAACCAAGACCAGTTCCCGATTTGTTACGGATTTTATCCGCTCTGTAAAATCTTTCAAAAATATAAGGTAAATCGTCTTCCGCAATTCCAATCCCTGTATCTGCTACTTCAATTTTGATAAATGATCCTTCTTTTTTTGCATAAACTGAAATCGTACCTTCACTCGTATAGGTCACTGCGTTTTTCAATAAAATATAGAGCAGTTCCTCGATTAAAATCTTATCGGCTTCAATCGTTAATTCCTCCGCTACATCCAATCTAAACGATAAATGAGGTACGGTTTTAGCAAAGCGCCGTGTTCGCTGAATTAATAAGTTCGAGATATCTACAGGTGTGATATTTAATTCAATTTGATTTTGATCAGAACGTGTTAAATAAAGTAAGCTCGAGAGCATTTCATTCATATAGTTCGCTTCGTTTTTCATATCGTCCATCGTATCACGCGGATAATCGTTTCCGTTTTGCTGCATTTGTTCTTCGAATAATTCAAGTGAGCTATACAAAACAGCGAGCGGCGTTCGTAATTCATGGGAGGCATTCGCCACAAATTGACGTTGTTGTTCGTAGGATGTTTGAATTGGCTGCATGGATTTTTTCGCTAAAAAGTAACTTAGTACCGCGATGCCAATACTCGAGATAATTAATAACGCAATGAGTAGTAGTAATACATTATCAAGCAGTTCCTCATATGTCGTTACATTTTGGCCGACTGCAATATAACCAAGTGTTTCACCATGAATCCGAATTGCCTGCGTCATGACAAGCAATGTTTCCCCTTCATAGTCGTAGCGCTCAAATTGCTTCGTCTCTACGGGTTGTAAGTTTTTTTGTAGCTCCTTATTAAACCCCTCATGCAATTCTTCGCCATATAAAATTTCTAAATCCTTTGAAATGACATAGAAGAAACTCACTTTGTCTACTTCTAATTCAAAACGATTGGGCGGCTTTGGTGGCCCGTTGTATACATTGAAAAACTTATCGGTATTATTCGCTGCATAGCTTTCAACCATATTTTGCTGAACTTGATTTAGAATCTGGGCGAACGAAAAATAAAATACTGTTAAAAATAAAACAAGAAAGATGAAATAACTAATCGCATTCATCCATGTGAGTCGCATTTTGATTTTTTTAAACATTATGCTTCCCTCAATTTATAGCCCATTCCGCGCATACTTTGAATATAAGAAGGCTCATCTTCCATGTCAATTTTTTTACGTACTAATCGTACAAGGGCTGCTAGCGTATTCGTATTAGCATTATCATCAATCGACCAAATGTAGTCAATGAGCTGTTCATGGGTTAGCACTTGTCCTTTATTTTCAATTAAATATTCCAGCAGTAAAAATTCATTTTTCGTTAAGCTCACTTCAAAATTATCGATGTAGACCGTACGCTTATTTTTATTTAATTTTAGTGCTCCAACTGTAATTTCTTCCTCGACAATTTTATTTTTCCGTCGTAAAAGGGCGCGAACTCTTGCACGGAGCTCCTCCATTTTAAATGGCTTCACCATGTAATCGTCTGCGCCATTGTCTAAGCCTTCAATAATATTTTCTGTCGTATCCTTTGCTGTTAGCATTAAAATTCCGCCATCAAAACCTGTTGATCGTGCATACTGACAAACTTCAATCCCAAGAACACCGGGCATCATCCAATCAAGCACTAGCAAATCGTATTCATAATAGTCGATTAAATCCTTCGCTTCACTGCCATCAAACACCGAATCGACTGAATAAAGATCGACATTCAATATTTTGGTGATGTTCTCACATAGCTTTTTATCATCATCCGCTACTAAAATGCGCATAATTTACACCTTCTTATGTTCAAATAAACTCGCCCTTATTTTTACATAATTTTGCCTGATTGAACAATAAGAAGATTTTTCTTTTAATGATTTACACCTTGAAAGAAGTTAAATTTGTAGCTGTGGATAGATTTCATTAATGTTTTCACGTAGCTTCGCCTTTAAAAACTTCCCTACCGATGTCTTTGGAATTTCTTCTAAAAAGATGATGTCATCTGGCAGCCACCATTTGGCAAATTGGCTCGCTAAAAACTCCATAAGCTCCTCTTTCGTTACGTCTATCCCTTCCTTTAGGACAACACAAGCAAGTGGTCTTTCCTGCCATTTAACGTGTGGGATTGCAATAACTGCCGCTTCAAATACAGCATCGTGTGACATTAACGCATTTTCCAAGTCGACTGATGAAATCCATTCACCACCTGATTTAATTAAATCCTTTGTACGATCCGTAATTTTAATGAAGCCTTCTTTTGAACGGACCGCAATGTCCCCGGTATAAAGCCAACCATCTTTAAAAGCTTCCGCGGTACGTTCATCTTTATAATATTCCGATGCAATCCATGGACCTCGTAGGCGTAGCTCCCCCATTGTTTCATTGTCCCATGGTACTTCCCCATACTCGTTAACAATGCTTGATTCAATACCAGGTACCGTCAAACCTTGCATCGCGCGTGTTTCTAACTTTTGGTCTAATGGTAAATCATCCATTGATGACAAATCCCGTGATAAGGAAACAATTGGAGAAGTTTCCGTCATACCATACACAACTACATAGTTGACTCCGAGCTCTTCATATTTTTTTATTAAACCTTTTGGTGATGCCGATCCTCCACAGAAAATAGCTTGTAATGTGGATAAATCACGTGGCTTTTTCTCCATTTCCTTTGTCGCACCTAACCAAATTGTTGGTACACCAGCTGTTTTTGTAACACCGTATTGCTCAATGAAATCTAAAATTAAGCTCGGTGTAAATTGTGGTCCAATTAACACTTGTGTTGCGCCAACATTGACTGCAGCAAAGGGCATGCCCCATGCATTGACATGGAACATTGGCACAATCGGCAGAATTACATCGCGCTCTGAAATGCCCATTGTATCAACCATTGAAAGGCTCATGCTATGAAGCACTAAAGCACGGTGCGTATATACTACACCCTTTGGATTTCCAGTCGTTGCACTCGTATAGCACATACTCGCTGGGGCATTTTCATCTAAATCCTCTGGGAATGAGAATGTTTCATCTGCTTCCGCTAAAAGTGCTTCATAAGAAAGAGCATTTCGTAATGTCGTGTTCGGTAATTCCCCATCTGCCATAATAATAAAATGTTCAATGCTCGTTAATTGATCTTGCACTTCTTCCATTAATGGTACTAAATCTTCATCAATTAAAATCATCTTATCTTCTGCGTGATTTATAATATAAGCGATATGCTCTGGTGATAGTCTAATATTTACCATATGCAACACAGCACCTGAGCAAGGTACTGCAAAATAGGCCTCTAAATGACGATGCTGATTCCAAGCAAAGGATGCGATTTTATCTCCTGGCTGCATACCTAATTTTGTTAAAGCATGGGCAAGCTTTCGTGTTCGCTTCCCCCATTCCCCGTAAGTAAGGCGGTGTACTGTTGTCTCACTCGTACGTGAAATGATTTCCTTATGCGCATAATACGTTTCTGCACGCTTTAACATATCAATTAAAAGTAACGGTGTTTGCATCATCATACTGAATTCCCCCTTGTAATTAGAACGCTTTTGATTTTCATATTTGCCATATTCCCCTAAAAAAAGCGTTTCTCATTTTCTCCCATACTATCATTTTAATATTATATACTTAATATTGTAAATATTCAGTTTTTAAAACGTATTTTTGCTCATTTATTAATGTAATGATTTCTTATTTTTCCCTCAATAAATTATAGTAATTAAAAAAATAGCGAGCAAAACTAGAACCGTTTTGTTCGCTATCTTAATATACTATACGAGTTTCTTTTCTAATCGGATTTTCAATTTGTCTAGCATATCCGTTGTCATTTTTTCTAAATCATAGCTTGCTTTAAAGCCCCACTCTTCCATTGCTGCTGAAGAATCGATAGCATTTGGCCAGCTGTTGGCAATTGCTTGGCGAACCGGATCTACGTTGTAATCCATCGTAAAGGTTGGAATATGCTTTTGAATTTCTGCTGCGATTTGAGATGGCTCAAAGCTCATTGCTGAAATGTTGAAGGCATTACGGTGCACTAATTTGTCCGGATTTGCCTCCATTAAATCAACAATTGCTTGTAAGGCATCTGGCATATACATCATATCCATATACGTACCTTCTGCAATATACGATGTGTAGCGACCTTCTTCAATTGCTTTATAATAAATATCTACTGCATAATCCGTCGTACCACCACCAGGAGGCGTTACATACGAAATTAAGCCTGGGAAACGCACGCCGCGTGTATCAACGCCAAAGCGTGTGTAATAGTAATCACATAATAATTCACCGGCTACTTTATTTACCCCATACATTGTTGTTGGGCGTTGTAGCGTATCTTGAGGCGTATTGTCCTTTGGTGTTGAAGGACCAAAAGCACCGATTGAGCTCGGTGTAAAAAACTGCATGTTTAATTCACGCGCCACTTCTAGTGCGTTCATTAAACCACCCATATTTAAATTCCAGGCAAACACTGGATTTTTTTCTGCTGTTGCTGATAGTAATGCGGCCATGTGAATCATTGTGTCCGCGCCAAATTCATGTGCTAATGCATGCATACGCTTGCCATCTGTCACATCTAATACTTCAAACGGTCCTACATGTTGATCAATTTTACGAATATCTGTTGCCAACACATTGTCCACGCCATACGTTTGACGTAATTTTTCTACTAATTCCGAACCAATCTGACCTAAAGCACCGGTCACCATAATTTTTTCCACACTAATACCCCCTCTATCAATCGAAAGATACATTTTTGTGCTTTTTTTGCACTGAGCGATGTCCTTTCCGATGTCGATAAAAAGTTACACCTTCTAATCGACCGAAACAAATGTCCTCTGTAAAAACACAGATAAAACCTACAAAGCATTCATTTAAAAAGCTTTTGACGTCGTTTATTATATGGTGTTCTTTTATAAAATACAATATTTTATAAATATTCTTTTTCAGTGATACATTTGTACGCGTGAAATATTCGAATAGCGGTATTTTTCTTACAATTGGTATTTTTTAGATGTTATAAGTCCATTATTCTCCTTCAATTGACGTCTCGCAAATCATATCCAAGGAAAATTTTTGTCCGTTTTCAAGCTGAATGGATTGATCATATGGATTCATTTTTTGAATAATACCCGATACATTATAAATAGATGTTTGTTCCCAAACTTTCAACTGAATCATACAACGTTCTTTATAAGAACGCTGCAAATGGACATTCATCTGCTCAAGCTGGGCTTCATCTAATTGCGGCTTCTCGACAAAACGATCCTCTCCCTGCCATTCCCTTAACAGTTGCACATGCTCAGGTAGCATCATTGCCGTCCATTTAATTGTTCCTCGGTCTCTATTCATCCTATTCACTCCTTACTGTTTATGTCCACCTAATAATGTCGCTCGGCTAATGGCTGTGCCTGCATCCGTGTAGGAAACCGCACGTAGTAACGAGGTTGAGCCAAAACGTTTACGTAAATGATCCATCGTTTCCCCCAGCTTTCGATTACGCCATCTTGTTTCATCAAAAAAACTTAATTGCATTGAGTACTCACTTTCAATATTACTTAATGTCACTGTTAGCTTGCGAGCAGGGCGTTCAGCATAAAATTCATCTAACAGTTCTGTGCAGACTTTATAAATTTTAAGGGTGTCGTTAGTCGGCTCATCAATTGTACGTGAGCGGTGAAAACCTCCCCCAAAGGCATCCTTACTATAACTAAGGCCAAGTGAAATCGTACGCCCAATTTTCTTCGCTTCACGGGCACGTCTTGCTACATCCTCACACATTTCTAAGAGCACGACTAAAATTTCCTGTCGACTTCTATAATCACGCATCAGCATTTGCCCTTTGCCAAAGCTAATTTGCCCCTGCAAAATGGGTGCACCAATTGTTGAATAATCAACGCCCCATGCATGATAGTAAAGCTGGTTTCCCATTACGCCGAAACGTTGCTCTAATAGCTTAAGATCGGTATGTGCCAAATCATAGACGCTATAAATCCCCATATGATGGAGTGTTTTTTCCGTGCGGCGTCCAATCCCCCACATATCTGATAATGGCGACAGTGGCCAAAGCTTTGTCGGAACATCCTCGTACGTCCATTTCGCAAATCCTGTCTTTTTCGCTTCGATATCAAGGGCCAGTTTTGCCATGAGCATATTGGGTCCGAAGCCTACTGCGCTTGGAATTTCAAATTGCCGGTAAATACAATCTTGGATATAGGCAGCGGTTTGCTCAGGTGAACCCCATAGTTTTTCAGTACCTGTTAAATCAATAAAACTTTCATCGACGCTATACACATGGATTGCCTCTTTTGGCACAAATTCATTTAGCAGTCGTGTAATTTCCATCGACATGCGTACGAATAGTGACATACGTGGTTCAAACAGGCGAATATCAGGATGCGGTGGAATTTCGTAAAGCCGCGATCCTGTTCGAATATTAAAGCGCTTTTTCATCGGTGGGGATGCGGCGAGTACGACACTTCCCTTTTGCTGAAAATTACCGACAATCGCAATTGGCACCTCCATCACATTTAAATTCTCAACAGAGGCAATACAGCTTGCATAAAAGCTCCTCATATCAATACAAATCATTGAACGTTGGGGCGCTTTTTCATACATTCTTGGCATCTCCCTTTTAATTAATCGAACATTTGTTCTTATTTTAAAATGAGACATGTGAGACCGCAAGTGGAAAGTGATGGGAATAGAATGGATTAGCAAGAAATAAAGTGGTAATTTAAGGGGCATTTAAAAATTCAGTGTTAAATTGGTAAATGGAGGGATTTTATGAGGGGAATCTTACTGTTTCTTGTTCTATGTTTAACGTTAATGGCGTGCTCTAATGAAAAAGAAGTGACTGGCGATATTTTATCGAATGTAGCGGAATTTAACTTTCAGCAATCCTTTGATTTAAAAGATGAAAAAACAATTAGTATGTTTGTAGAAGTTTATGAGTATGGAAAATTTAAGGACAATAAATATTTATCTTTTAGCAATAACTATAATGGCAAGGGTGCCATTCAATTTTCTCTCTTTAGGCAAAACTTTACACCGGAATTATTTTTAATAGGCGCCATTCAAGATAAAAAAAACATCCTTTCAGAAAAACGATTTCTCGATAGTCCGAAATTGGGATTAATATTTAAGGCAGCGAAAAATAAGGTCATTACTCAAACGGGCGAATATCGTCTCGGAATGTATGGTTCTGTACCCGAGGTGGATGCCACTACCTATATTACCCCATTACATTTAACGGTTGAAAAGAGAAACGATTTTATTGAGGCCTATGAAAAATTCCCGATTATTTATGTCGTTGTTGTTGCTGTGCGTGATATTTAATTTAGCCTATCTAATACAACAAATGGTAGGCAATCATCTTGATTCTGCCTACCATTTTTAACGCTTTAATCTTTTACTACTGTTGCATATAAATTTGGACGACGGTCTTCGTATACTGGGATGCGACCTCGAACTTCATCGACATTTGAAAAGTCAACATCGATAATCGCTAATTCTTCATCCTCTGCACCAGTCCAAAGCACCTCACCCCACGGTCCAATAATCATAGATTGGCCGTTGAAGTTTTCGACTTTACGCGCAATACGGTTTACGGCAACAACAAAGCATTGGTTTTCAATCGCACGTGCCTGTAATAATGTTTTCCAGTGATCGATGCGAGGTGTTGGCCATTGCGCTGGAATGAATAACACTTTTGCACCATCTAACGCATGCGAGCGAAGCCATTCTGGGAAGCGAATATCATAGCAAATAACGCCCCCTGCTTCTAGATCATCTAACGTAAAACGATTCATTGTATCGCCTGATTCCAAATAGAGATGTTCATCCATTAAGCGGAATAAGTGAACTTTACTATATTCACCAACGAGCTCTCCGTCTCGATTATACGTATACATCGTATTGTAAAACTTGTCGTCACGCTTAACAGATACTGAGCCACCAACGATATGAACTGCCAATTCTTGTGCTAATGCGCTTAAGAACGCTTTCGTACGTTCACCATTTACATCTGCTAGCTCTTCTAATTTTTCCAATGCATAGCCCGTATTCCACATTTCCGGTAGTACAACAATTTCTGCGCCACCTGCTACTGCCTCACGAATAAATTTTTCTGCACGCGCGTAGTTTTCATCTACTTTGCCAAAGCCTACATTTAATTGAATACAACCGATTTTCATTCAATGACACCGCCTTTACATTTTTCCACTCTATTTTCCTATATTATGTCTTCTTATTCTATTATTTTTGTCTAACTTGTCATTCATCGTTATTATTCTAACATTTTCTAATCCATTACGCCTTAAGTTATCATAATTTTCACTTTACTTAAACCTACAAAAGGAATAAGATTAATTTCATATTATAAAGAAGGTGAACAACATGGAATTTTCAAAAAAACTACAGCAGCTACCGCCACAATTTTTTGCAGCACTTGTGAATAAAGTGAACGCAGCACTTGCGCAAGGACGTGATGTCATTAATTTAGGACAAGGTAACCCGGACCAGCCCACTCCCAATCATATTGTCGAAGCACTACAGCAAGCCGCTATCAATCCCCAAACACATAAATATTCGCCTTTTCGTGGCATCACAGAGCTCCGTCAAGCAGCAGCGGATTTTTATAAGCGGGAATACGATGTCGATATTGATCCAAACACAGAAGTGGCTATCCTTGGTGGGACAAAGGTTGGCTTAGTGGAGCTTCCTCTTGCCGTACTGAATCCAGGTGACTATATGCTATTACCTGATCCGGGTTATCCAGATTATTTATCAGGTGCTGCATTGGCCGATGTAAAGTTTGATACGATGCCGCTTGTTGCAGAAAAAGGATTTTTACCGGACTATAATGCACTCGCTCCAGAAGTAATTGAGCGTGCGAAACTGATGTATTTAAACTACCCAAATAACCCGACTGGTGGTACTGCAACGTTGGAATTTTTTGAGCAAACGGTTCAATTTGCTAAAGACAATAATATCGCAGTTGCCCATGATTTCGCTTATGGTGCAATCGGCTTTGATGGTAAGCGTCCAGTGAGCTTCTTACAGGCAACGGGGGCAAAGGATATTGGGATCGAATTTTATACACTGTCCAAATCTTACAACATGGCAGGCTGGCGCATCGGCTTTGCGGTAGGTAATGCAAAGATGGTTGAAGCGATTAATCTCATCCAAGATCACCTATTTTGTAGTCAGTTCCCTGCTGTTCAACATGCCGCTGCCGCTGCATTAAATGAAGAACAAACTTGTGTGGAGGAATTGCGAGCACGCTATGAACGTCGTCGCAATGTACTCGTCACAGAGGCTCATAAAATTGGCTGGAATATTGAAGCACCAAAGGGCTCGTTTTTTGCGTGGTTAAGAGTTCCCGACGGCTATACGAGCGAGCAGTTTGCGGATCTTTTACTAGAGAAAGCCGATATTGCCGTAGCAGCAGGAAATGGCTTTGGTGAATATGGGGAAGGCTATATTCGCGTCGGCTTATTAGTGGAAGAAGAACGCTTACGCGAGGCGATGCAGCGCGTGAAAAATTTAAGCATATTTGTAACGACCTCTGCGCCATCAATAAAATAAAGGCAATTTTCTCTTTTTGTGGGAATTTCAAATTTACGTTAAAGTAGATAAAAATAGGCACATCGCAATCTAAAGATTCGATGTGCCTTTTATCATTATTGAATTACGCCTAATTCGCGCCCAACTTTTTCATAAATCGCCAATGCGTCATCAAGCATTTCCTTTGTATGTGCCGCTGTTGGCATATTGCGCACACGACCTGTTCCCTTTGGTACAGTTGGGAAGACAATTGCTTTTGCATAGACCCCCTCTTCGATTAAACGTTTAGAGAAAGTTTGCGTCAGCTTCTCATCACCAATAATACATGGCGTAATTGGTGTTTCGGACTCACCAATATTAAAGCCAAGTTTCGCTAGACCTTCTTTTAAGTAACGGCCGTTTTCCCATAATTGATCATGTAATTCTGTTGATTCCATAATTATTTCAACCGCGCGTGTAATCGCAGCAACATCACCTGGTGGTAACGCTGTCGAGAATAGGAATGGACGAGATCGAACCTTTAACCAATCGATTAAATTCTTCTTACCCGCTACATAACCACCGACAACACCAATGGCTTTTGATAATGTACCAATTTGGAAGTCAATTTCGTTTTGTAGGCCAAAGTGCTTCACTGTCCCTGCACCTTTACCTGTTACACCAGAACCGTGGGCATCATCTACATACGTAATTAAATCGAATTCCTTTGCGATTTCTACAATTTCAGGGAGCTTTGCGATATCCCCATCCATCGAGAAAACACCATCTGTTATGACCATCACTTTATTATATAGTCCAGATTCCTTTGCTTCCTTTGCTTTTGCACGTAAATCCTCCATATCCGCATGCGCGAAAGGAATAATTTTTGCCTTTGATAAACGGCATCCGTCAATGATAGATGCATGATTTAATGCATCCGATAAAATCGCGTCATTTTTATCCATCACGGCTGAAATTGCCGCCATATTACAATTGAAGCCAGATTGATAGCTGATTGCAGCTTCTGTACCTTTAAATTTCGCTAATGTTTGCTCTAATTTTACGTGTAAATCTAGTGTTCCGTTAATCGTACGAACAGCACCTGCACCGACTCCGTAAGTTTCGATTGTTTTTTGTGCTATTTGCTTTAGCTCCTCATTCGTTGCTAAGCCTAAATAGTTGTTTGAAGACAAATTCACAAGTTGCTTGCCTCCAACTTGAATGATTGGACCATTTGCGCCTTCTACTGGATCAATTTCGTTGTACAAACCTTGCGCGCGTAATGCATCTAAGTTTTCATTTAAAAAGGTATTTAATACGTTTGACATGCTCGTTCATCCTTTCAATTTCAAGGTTAGCCCCATTGTAGCATACAATTTCGTAGGCAAAAAAATTTTCCAAACGCTTATGTAAGAGGTTCACCAATAATTTGTTCCAATTTCCCTTTAAAATAAAATAGAGACGGCTGGATCACATAGCCTGTTCCAAGTGCTAAAAGGATTGTTCCTAAGCCAACAGGGCCTCCAAGTATCCACCCAGTGATACCGGCAACCACTTCCATCACCATACGACCTGTTTTTACAGAATAACCTTTGCTGGCAATAATCATCATTACCGTATCCCGGGGACCAGCGCCCAAACTTGCTGCAATATAAAGTCCACAACCAATACTCATCACAAAAAATCCAGCGATGAAATAAGCAATCTCCCAGAAAAAGATTGTTGCATTTGGTA belongs to Solibacillus sp. FSL R7-0682 and includes:
- a CDS encoding glycine C-acetyltransferase, which encodes MSNVLNTFLNENLDALRAQGLYNEIDPVEGANGPIIQVGGKQLVNLSSNNYLGLATNEELKQIAQKTIETYGVGAGAVRTINGTLDLHVKLEQTLAKFKGTEAAISYQSGFNCNMAAISAVMDKNDAILSDALNHASIIDGCRLSKAKIIPFAHADMEDLRAKAKEAKESGLYNKVMVITDGVFSMDGDIAKLPEIVEIAKEFDLITYVDDAHGSGVTGKGAGTVKHFGLQNEIDFQIGTLSKAIGVVGGYVAGKKNLIDWLKVRSRPFLFSTALPPGDVAAITRAVEIIMESTELHDQLWENGRYLKEGLAKLGFNIGESETPITPCIIGDEKLTQTFSKRLIEEGVYAKAIVFPTVPKGTGRVRNMPTAAHTKEMLDDALAIYEKVGRELGVIQ
- a CDS encoding carbon-nitrogen family hydrolase; its protein translation is MKIGCIQLNVGFGKVDENYARAEKFIREAVAGGAEIVVLPEMWNTGYALEKLEELADVNGERTKAFLSALAQELAVHIVGGSVSVKRDDKFYNTMYTYNRDGELVGEYSKVHLFRLMDEHLYLESGDTMNRFTLDDLEAGGVICYDIRFPEWLRSHALDGAKVLFIPAQWPTPRIDHWKTLLQARAIENQCFVVAVNRIARKVENFNGQSMIIGPWGEVLWTGAEDEELAIIDVDFSNVDEVRGRIPVYEDRRPNLYATVVKD
- a CDS encoding YczE/YyaS/YitT family protein; amino-acid sequence: MSKKFKWQWGSFFAGLIVMSLGVTMTIKGNIVGTSPWDVLHIGLFKQFGLTIGTWSILMGLFIICVTSIYLKRWPKLATWLNMLLIGTFIDIFNWLLPNATIFFWEIAYFIAGFFVMSIGCGLYIAASLGAGPRDTVMMIIASKGYSVKTGRMVMEVVAGITGWILGGPVGLGTILLALGTGYVIQPSLFYFKGKLEQIIGEPLT
- a CDS encoding response regulator transcription factor; its protein translation is MRILVADDDKKLCENITKILNVDLYSVDSVFDGSEAKDLIDYYEYDLLVLDWMMPGVLGIEVCQYARSTGFDGGILMLTAKDTTENIIEGLDNGADDYMVKPFKMEELRARVRALLRRKNKIVEEEITVGALKLNKNKRTVYIDNFEVSLTKNEFLLLEYLIENKGQVLTHEQLIDYIWSIDDNANTNTLAALVRLVRKKIDMEDEPSYIQSMRGMGYKLREA
- a CDS encoding pyridoxal phosphate-dependent aminotransferase; its protein translation is MEFSKKLQQLPPQFFAALVNKVNAALAQGRDVINLGQGNPDQPTPNHIVEALQQAAINPQTHKYSPFRGITELRQAAADFYKREYDVDIDPNTEVAILGGTKVGLVELPLAVLNPGDYMLLPDPGYPDYLSGAALADVKFDTMPLVAEKGFLPDYNALAPEVIERAKLMYLNYPNNPTGGTATLEFFEQTVQFAKDNNIAVAHDFAYGAIGFDGKRPVSFLQATGAKDIGIEFYTLSKSYNMAGWRIGFAVGNAKMVEAINLIQDHLFCSQFPAVQHAAAAALNEEQTCVEELRARYERRRNVLVTEAHKIGWNIEAPKGSFFAWLRVPDGYTSEQFADLLLEKADIAVAAGNGFGEYGEGYIRVGLLVEEERLREAMQRVKNLSIFVTTSAPSIK
- a CDS encoding sensor histidine kinase; its protein translation is MFKKIKMRLTWMNAISYFIFLVLFLTVFYFSFAQILNQVQQNMVESYAANNTDKFFNVYNGPPKPPNRFELEVDKVSFFYVISKDLEILYGEELHEGFNKELQKNLQPVETKQFERYDYEGETLLVMTQAIRIHGETLGYIAVGQNVTTYEELLDNVLLLLIALLIISSIGIAVLSYFLAKKSMQPIQTSYEQQRQFVANASHELRTPLAVLYSSLELFEEQMQQNGNDYPRDTMDDMKNEANYMNEMLSSLLYLTRSDQNQIELNITPVDISNLLIQRTRRFAKTVPHLSFRLDVAEELTIEADKILIEELLYILLKNAVTYTSEGTISVYAKKEGSFIKIEVADTGIGIAEDDLPYIFERFYRADKIRNKSGTGLGLSIAKVILHLHNGQITVNSELGKGTTFTIELPITH
- a CDS encoding L-threonine 3-dehydrogenase — encoded protein: MEKIMVTGALGQIGSELVEKLRQTYGVDNVLATDIRKIDQHVGPFEVLDVTDGKRMHALAHEFGADTMIHMAALLSATAEKNPVFAWNLNMGGLMNALEVARELNMQFFTPSSIGAFGPSTPKDNTPQDTLQRPTTMYGVNKVAGELLCDYYYTRFGVDTRGVRFPGLISYVTPPGGGTTDYAVDIYYKAIEEGRYTSYIAEGTYMDMMYMPDALQAIVDLMEANPDKLVHRNAFNISAMSFEPSQIAAEIQKHIPTFTMDYNVDPVRQAIANSWPNAIDSSAAMEEWGFKASYDLEKMTTDMLDKLKIRLEKKLV
- a CDS encoding YolD-like family protein; amino-acid sequence: MNRDRGTIKWTAMMLPEHVQLLREWQGEDRFVEKPQLDEAQLEQMNVHLQRSYKERCMIQLKVWEQTSIYNVSGIIQKMNPYDQSIQLENGQKFSLDMICETSIEGE
- a CDS encoding long-chain fatty acid--CoA ligase, which produces MMQTPLLLIDMLKRAETYYAHKEIISRTSETTVHRLTYGEWGKRTRKLAHALTKLGMQPGDKIASFAWNQHRHLEAYFAVPCSGAVLHMVNIRLSPEHIAYIINHAEDKMILIDEDLVPLMEEVQDQLTSIEHFIIMADGELPNTTLRNALSYEALLAEADETFSFPEDLDENAPASMCYTSATTGNPKGVVYTHRALVLHSMSLSMVDTMGISERDVILPIVPMFHVNAWGMPFAAVNVGATQVLIGPQFTPSLILDFIEQYGVTKTAGVPTIWLGATKEMEKKPRDLSTLQAIFCGGSASPKGLIKKYEELGVNYVVVYGMTETSPIVSLSRDLSSMDDLPLDQKLETRAMQGLTVPGIESSIVNEYGEVPWDNETMGELRLRGPWIASEYYKDERTAEAFKDGWLYTGDIAVRSKEGFIKITDRTKDLIKSGGEWISSVDLENALMSHDAVFEAAVIAIPHVKWQERPLACVVLKEGIDVTKEELMEFLASQFAKWWLPDDIIFLEEIPKTSVGKFLKAKLRENINEIYPQLQI
- a CDS encoding Y-family DNA polymerase, which produces MYEKAPQRSMICIDMRSFYASCIASVENLNVMEVPIAIVGNFQQKGSVVLAASPPMKKRFNIRTGSRLYEIPPHPDIRLFEPRMSLFVRMSMEITRLLNEFVPKEAIHVYSVDESFIDLTGTEKLWGSPEQTAAYIQDCIYRQFEIPSAVGFGPNMLMAKLALDIEAKKTGFAKWTYEDVPTKLWPLSPLSDMWGIGRRTEKTLHHMGIYSVYDLAHTDLKLLEQRFGVMGNQLYYHAWGVDYSTIGAPILQGQISFGKGQMLMRDYRSRQEILVVLLEMCEDVARRAREAKKIGRTISLGLSYSKDAFGGGFHRSRTIDEPTNDTLKIYKVCTELLDEFYAERPARKLTVTLSNIESEYSMQLSFFDETRWRNRKLGETMDHLRKRFGSTSLLRAVSYTDAGTAISRATLLGGHKQ